The DNA segment GCCAGTCCCACCTTCGCCGGATCGACACTGATGCCGTCCGGGCCGAGGCGAACGCCGGTGACCAGGTCGAGCGCCGAGCGAAGATCCGCGGCGAAAGCGCGGTGTGACGGCAGCGGACCACGCTGAGTGGCAGGAGCCGCCGCCACGATGCCCCAGCTCGCGAGGTGGCGAAGCAGTTCGCGGTACCGACCGGGGGGCTGGAGCCAGCCGTGGCCGAAGGCGATCGCAGGCAGGTTGAGCCCCCGCGCCGGTGTGTAGACGACACCGGGGAGGCCGACGAGCGCGAGGTCGCCACGCAGCACGTCGTGCGGACCGGGGTGGGTCAGGTCCTCAAGTAACTGCTTCGGCTTGCTGGCCATGGCTGGGAGGGTATCCGAATGACCAGGCCGAGGCTGGCATACCCGGTCACCGTGCGTTGAGTGGTTCCGCGGCGCGAGCCCCAACCGCGTTTAGCCCGCGAACTGCGGTCGGGGAGGGGCGCCCCACCGCGTTTCGCCGGCAAAACGCGGTCCTGCCGTGCCGGGCGATGATGGTGACACTGTGTCGTTACCCTGGGGGACGTGTGTGGAATCGTGGGATATGTCGGGCATCGGCAGGCGCTTGACGTGGTACTTGGCGGCCTCCGCCGAATGGAGTACCGAGGGTACGACTCGGCTGGCGTGGCCGTGCTCGACGGCGCCGGCGCGCTGACCGTCGAACGCAAAGCGGGGCGCCTGGCCAACCTGGAGGCCGCACTCGACACCGCAGGCCGCGATGCCTTCGCGGGTACCGCCGGCATGGGCCACACCCGGTGGGCCACCCACGGCGCACCCGTCGACCGCAACTCCCACCCCCACCGCGACGGCAGCGAACGGGTCGCCGTCGTCCACAACGGCATCATCGAGAACTTCGCCGCGCTGCGTGCCGAACTCGAAGCCGACGGTATCGAGCTCAACAGCGACACCGACACCGAGACCACCGCACACCTGATCGCCCGCGCCTACGCCGACGGCTCCACCGCGGGGGACCTCGCCGCGAGCGTGCGCACCGTGTGTCGCAGGCTGGAAGGCGCCTTCACACTCGTCGTCACCCATGCCGACCAGCCCGACGTCATCATCGCGGCGCGCCGATCTTCCCCGCTCGTCGTCGGGGTGGGCGACGGCGAGACCTTCGTCGCCTCCGACGTCGCCGCCTTCATCGAGCACACGAGGGAGGCCATCGAACTCGGCCAGGATCAGCTCGTCGTGATCACAAGGGAAGGCTGCGAGGTCACCGACTTCTCCGGCGAGCCCGCGCAGGGCAAACCGTTCACGGTCGACTGGGACCTCTCCGCCGCCGAGAAGGGCGGCCACGAATACTTCATGCTCAAGGAGATCGAAGAGCAGCCCGACGCGCTGGCCAACACGCTTCGCGGGCACTTCGAGGCTGGCAAGATCGTGCTCGACGAGCAGCGCATCTCCGAGCAGGATCTTCGCGACGTCGACAAGGTGTTCGTCGTCGCCTGCGGCTCGGCCTACCACTCCGGGCTCGTCGCCAAGTATGCGATCGAGCACTGGTGCCGCCTCCCCGTCGAGGTCGAGCTGGCGAGCGAGTTCCGCTATCGCGACCCCGTTCTCGATCGCGACACGCTCGTCGTCGCCGTTTCGCAGTCCGGGGAGACCGCCGACACGCTGGAAGCGGTGCGGCACGCCCGCGCGCAGAAAGCGCGAGTGCTCGCGGTCTGCAATACCAACGGAGCACAGATCCCCCGCGAGTCCGACGCCGTGCTGTACACGCACGCGGGCCCGGAGATTGGCGTGGCTTCGACGAAGGCTTTCCTCGCGCAGATCGCGGCTAACTATCTGGTGGGTCTCGCGCTCGCGCAGGCGAGGGGAACCAAGTACCCGGACGAGGTCGCCAGGGAATTCGCCGAACTTGAGGCCATGCCCGCAGCAGTCCACAAGGTACTGTCTACTGTGGATCAAGTGCGGGACATGGGCCGGAAGCTCGCCGACTCGAAAGCCGTGCTGTTCCTCGGAAGGCATGTCGGCTTCCCCGTCGCACTCGAAGGTGCGCTCAAGCTGAAGGAACTCGCCTACATGCACGCGGAGGGCTTCGCCGCGGGCGAGCTCAAACACGGGCCCATCGCCCTCATCGAGGAAGGGTTGCCCGTCGTCGTCGTGATGCCTTCCCCGAAGGGGCGGGCCATGCTGCACGCGAAACTCGTCTCCAACATCAGCGAGATCCAGGCCCGCGGCGCGCGCACGATCGTG comes from the Prauserella marina genome and includes:
- the glmS gene encoding glutamine--fructose-6-phosphate transaminase (isomerizing) gives rise to the protein MCGIVGYVGHRQALDVVLGGLRRMEYRGYDSAGVAVLDGAGALTVERKAGRLANLEAALDTAGRDAFAGTAGMGHTRWATHGAPVDRNSHPHRDGSERVAVVHNGIIENFAALRAELEADGIELNSDTDTETTAHLIARAYADGSTAGDLAASVRTVCRRLEGAFTLVVTHADQPDVIIAARRSSPLVVGVGDGETFVASDVAAFIEHTREAIELGQDQLVVITREGCEVTDFSGEPAQGKPFTVDWDLSAAEKGGHEYFMLKEIEEQPDALANTLRGHFEAGKIVLDEQRISEQDLRDVDKVFVVACGSAYHSGLVAKYAIEHWCRLPVEVELASEFRYRDPVLDRDTLVVAVSQSGETADTLEAVRHARAQKARVLAVCNTNGAQIPRESDAVLYTHAGPEIGVASTKAFLAQIAANYLVGLALAQARGTKYPDEVAREFAELEAMPAAVHKVLSTVDQVRDMGRKLADSKAVLFLGRHVGFPVALEGALKLKELAYMHAEGFAAGELKHGPIALIEEGLPVVVVMPSPKGRAMLHAKLVSNISEIQARGARTIVIAEEGDDRVRPFADELVEIPAVPTLLQPLVSTVPLQVLAAEIARTRGYDVDKPRNLAKSVTVE